One segment of Carya illinoinensis cultivar Pawnee chromosome 1, C.illinoinensisPawnee_v1, whole genome shotgun sequence DNA contains the following:
- the LOC122285205 gene encoding uncharacterized protein LOC122285205 isoform X6, translated as MTSFEGDLEEQLKEAGNKLINPPSSIDELLNLLDKVENLLANVEQAPSESMKDALLPSMKALITVELLRHSEMDVKVSVASCITEITRITAPDAPYNDEQMKEIFQLTVAAFESFSHASTRCYTKTVSILETVARVRSCLVMLDLECDTLVVEMFQNFLKLTRSNPPLSVFSAMETIMTMVIEESEEISLDLLIPLLSSVKKENQTDSPIAWQLGEKVITNCAVKLKHYLKEAVQSMGIALDDYSQIVTSICQSGPTLLEHEQVNGYGEHLAHENKLGKQPGSSEPLQVIKGLAPDTVCCTKIGQSVDGTLKSVMSNFAKNDNTFKKEKISKSLHRLLTRHNKSISARSNAEPGSVDSKKATKSEIQRVSLPKKRGRKPNFVMNPEEGYDHILISTGRKTTNVRCRKSHDGGGVDDSPSENLDPGKVTSSLEDVTELSDFQPKINKIVIAAAPFTDHSLPDASHPTSGQPKQKGNTVNQDANPNSLSRSKKRYLNSRVGEKASQSVDLSLKKEYEVLHNSNTKPQGHTRKIRIATKTKEETTLALGYVVSEKEVAVPYIPAEKPLRPSAMNSRSSIRMFIKKRKRDNATCEKDITEASNRKMISKSASKSTDRDGSYLEETSKTKLRRKHTATKEKSSKKFDLGERLVGSSIKVWWPLDKIFYEGLVNFYDPVKKKHQVLYADGDEEILNLKKERWQLVGDNVLPGGQGTDLPELYATCDLPEKRKGKVKSQSAKRQKVDASSKRIQASDGIFKVVKPTKSVDDPSKADDGHKKFTGKLRIEKLKAGTRLKQNIPKTVTLPKGFL; from the exons ATGACTTCCTTTGAGGGAGACCTCGAGGAGCAGCTTAAAGAGGCTGGGAATAAGCTCATTAACCCTCCTTCCTCCATTGACGAGCTCCTCAATCTTCTTGAT AAAGTTGAGAATTTGTTAGCAAATGTGGAACAAGCGCCGTCAGAATCTATGAAAGATGCACTTTTACCCTCGATGAAGGCACTGATCACTGTTGAGCTTTTGAGACATTCCGAAATGGACGTGAAGGTTTCAGTTGCATCTTGCATTACCGAGATTACAAGGATAACAGCACCAGATGCCCCTTACAATGACGAGCAAATGAAG GAAATCTTTCAGCTGACTGTTGCAGCATTTGAAAGTTTCTCTCATGCGTCCACTCGCTGTTATACTAAGACGGTTTCAATTCTTGAAACTGTTGCAAGGGTCAGGTCATGCTTGGTGATGCTGGACCTTGAATGTGATACATTGGTTGTTGAAATgtttcaaaatttcttaaaactcaCCAG GTCCAACCCTCCACTCTCTGTATTTTCAGCCATGGAAACAATTATGACCATGGTCATAGAGGAAAGCGAAGAAATTTCCTTAGATCTTCTCATTCCACTCCTATCTAGtgtaaaaaaggaaaatcag ACTGATTCACCCATTGCATGGCAATTGGGAGAGAAAGTTATTACTAATTGTGCTGTTAAGCTTAAACATTATCTTAAGGAAGCAGTGCAGTCTATGGGTATTGCTTTGGATGACTATTCTCAAATTGTCACTTCTATATGCCAAAGTGGACCCACCCTTCTTGAACATGAACAAGTCAATGGCTACGGGGAGCATTTG GCCCATGAGAATAAGTTAGGGAAACAGCCAGGTTCAAGTGAGCCACTCCAG GTGATCAAGGGTCTTGCTCCAGATACTGTGTGTTGTACCAAAATTGGCCAATCTGTGGATGGTACTTTGAAGTCAGTGATGAGTAATTTCGCTAAGAATGATAAtactttcaaaaaagaaaaaatttcaaaatcattACATCGTCTTCTTACTAGACATAACAAAAGCATCAGTGCAAGAAGCAATGCTGAACCTGGCAGCGTAGACTCTAAGAAGGCAACCAAATCAGAAATTCAGCGAGTCTCTCTTCCAAAGAAAAGGGGTAGGAAACCTAATTTTGTAATGAATCCTGAGGAAGGCTACGACCATATTTTGATTTCTACAGGAAGAAAAACTACAAATGTGCGTTGCAGAAAGTCTCATGATGGGGGGGGAGTTGATGATTCACCTTCTGAAAACCTAGATCCAGGGAAGGTCACTTCATCACTTGAAGATGTGACTGAACTTTCTGATTTTCAACCTAAAATTAACAAGATAGTAATTGCTGCTGCACCATTCACAGATCATTCGCTTCCTGATGCTAGCCATCCTACAAGTGGCCAGCCAAAGCAAAAAGGGAACACAGTTAATCAAGATGCCAACCCTAATTCCCTATCAAGGTCAAAGAAAAGGTACTTGAATTCTCGGGTTGGGGAGAAAGCATCACAATCTGTAGATCTCAGTTTGAAAAAGGAATATGAAGTTTTGCATAACTCTAACACAAAGCCACAGGGACACACGAGAAAGATTAGAATTGCTACAAAGACCAAGGAAGAGACAACTCTAGCTCTTGGATATGTAGTGTCGGAGAAGGAAGTTGCTGTCCCTTACATTCCTGCGGAGAAGCCATTGCGGCCATCTGCTATGAATAGTAGATCATCAATCCGAATGtttattaagaaaagaaagagggatAATGCTACTTGTGAAAAAGATATTACTGAAGCATCTAATAGAAAG ATGATTTCTAAGTCTGCTAGTAAGTCAACCGATAGAGATGGCAGTTACTTGGAAGAAACTTCAAAAACAAAACTCAGGAGGAAGCATACTGCCACAAAGGAAAAG TCTTCTAAAAAGTTTGATCTTGGTGAGCGATTGGTTGGTAGCAGCATAAAAGTTTGGTGGCCGTTGGACAAGAT ATTCTATGAAGGTCTTGTAAATTTTTATGACCCTGTTAAAAAGAAGCACCAG GTGTTATATGCTGATGGAGATGAAGAAATCTTAAACCTCAAAAAGGAACGCTGGCAACTAGTTGGGGATAATGTTTTGCCAGGA GGCCAAGGGACTGATCTTCCCGAACTATATGCTACTTGTGATCT ACCagaaaagaggaaagggaaagtAAAGTCACAGTCAGCCAAACGACAAAAGGTTGATGCTTCTTCAAAAAG GATTCAAGCTTCGGATGGTATATTCAAAGTTGTCAAACCTACAAAATCTGTGGATGACCCTTCAAAGGCAGATGATGGTCATAAAAAATTTACTGGCAAGTTGAGGATTGAGAAGCTAAAGGCCGGTACCAGATTGAAACAGAACATACCTAAGACTGTAACGTTGCCCAAGGGATTCCTCTAA
- the LOC122285205 gene encoding uncharacterized protein LOC122285205 isoform X9, whose amino-acid sequence MTSFEGDLEEQLKEAGNKLINPPSSIDELLNLLDKVENLLANVEQAPSESMKDALLPSMKALITVELLRHSEMDVKVSVASCITEITRITAPDAPYNDEQMKEIFQLTVAAFESFSHASTRCYTKTVSILETVARVRSCLVMLDLECDTLVVEMFQNFLKLTRSNPPLSVFSAMETIMTMVIEESEEISLDLLIPLLSSVKKENQAHENKLGKQPGSSEPLQVIKGLAPDTVCCTKIGQSVDGTLKSVMSNFAKNDNTFKKEKISKSLHRLLTRHNKSISARSNAEPGSVDSKKATKSEIQRVSLPKKRGRKPNFVMNPEEGYDHILISTGRKTTNVRCRKSHDGGGVDDSPSENLDPGKVTSSLEDVTELSDFQPKINKIVIAAAPFTDHSLPDASHPTSGQPKQKGNTVNQDANPNSLSRSKKRYLNSRVGEKASQSVDLSLKKEYEVLHNSNTKPQGHTRKIRIATKTKEETTLALGYVVSEKEVAVPYIPAEKPLRPSAMNSRSSIRMFIKKRKRDNATCEKDITEASNRKMISKSASKSTDRDGSYLEETSKTKLRRKHTATKEKSSKKFDLGERLVGSSIKVWWPLDKIFYEGLVNFYDPVKKKHQVLYADGDEEILNLKKERWQLVGDNVLPGGQGTDLPELYATCDLPEKRKGKVKSQSAKRQKVDASSKRIQASDGIFKVVKPTKSVDDPSKADDGHKKFTGKLRIEKLKAGTRLKQNIPKTVTLPKGFL is encoded by the exons ATGACTTCCTTTGAGGGAGACCTCGAGGAGCAGCTTAAAGAGGCTGGGAATAAGCTCATTAACCCTCCTTCCTCCATTGACGAGCTCCTCAATCTTCTTGAT AAAGTTGAGAATTTGTTAGCAAATGTGGAACAAGCGCCGTCAGAATCTATGAAAGATGCACTTTTACCCTCGATGAAGGCACTGATCACTGTTGAGCTTTTGAGACATTCCGAAATGGACGTGAAGGTTTCAGTTGCATCTTGCATTACCGAGATTACAAGGATAACAGCACCAGATGCCCCTTACAATGACGAGCAAATGAAG GAAATCTTTCAGCTGACTGTTGCAGCATTTGAAAGTTTCTCTCATGCGTCCACTCGCTGTTATACTAAGACGGTTTCAATTCTTGAAACTGTTGCAAGGGTCAGGTCATGCTTGGTGATGCTGGACCTTGAATGTGATACATTGGTTGTTGAAATgtttcaaaatttcttaaaactcaCCAG GTCCAACCCTCCACTCTCTGTATTTTCAGCCATGGAAACAATTATGACCATGGTCATAGAGGAAAGCGAAGAAATTTCCTTAGATCTTCTCATTCCACTCCTATCTAGtgtaaaaaaggaaaatcag GCCCATGAGAATAAGTTAGGGAAACAGCCAGGTTCAAGTGAGCCACTCCAG GTGATCAAGGGTCTTGCTCCAGATACTGTGTGTTGTACCAAAATTGGCCAATCTGTGGATGGTACTTTGAAGTCAGTGATGAGTAATTTCGCTAAGAATGATAAtactttcaaaaaagaaaaaatttcaaaatcattACATCGTCTTCTTACTAGACATAACAAAAGCATCAGTGCAAGAAGCAATGCTGAACCTGGCAGCGTAGACTCTAAGAAGGCAACCAAATCAGAAATTCAGCGAGTCTCTCTTCCAAAGAAAAGGGGTAGGAAACCTAATTTTGTAATGAATCCTGAGGAAGGCTACGACCATATTTTGATTTCTACAGGAAGAAAAACTACAAATGTGCGTTGCAGAAAGTCTCATGATGGGGGGGGAGTTGATGATTCACCTTCTGAAAACCTAGATCCAGGGAAGGTCACTTCATCACTTGAAGATGTGACTGAACTTTCTGATTTTCAACCTAAAATTAACAAGATAGTAATTGCTGCTGCACCATTCACAGATCATTCGCTTCCTGATGCTAGCCATCCTACAAGTGGCCAGCCAAAGCAAAAAGGGAACACAGTTAATCAAGATGCCAACCCTAATTCCCTATCAAGGTCAAAGAAAAGGTACTTGAATTCTCGGGTTGGGGAGAAAGCATCACAATCTGTAGATCTCAGTTTGAAAAAGGAATATGAAGTTTTGCATAACTCTAACACAAAGCCACAGGGACACACGAGAAAGATTAGAATTGCTACAAAGACCAAGGAAGAGACAACTCTAGCTCTTGGATATGTAGTGTCGGAGAAGGAAGTTGCTGTCCCTTACATTCCTGCGGAGAAGCCATTGCGGCCATCTGCTATGAATAGTAGATCATCAATCCGAATGtttattaagaaaagaaagagggatAATGCTACTTGTGAAAAAGATATTACTGAAGCATCTAATAGAAAG ATGATTTCTAAGTCTGCTAGTAAGTCAACCGATAGAGATGGCAGTTACTTGGAAGAAACTTCAAAAACAAAACTCAGGAGGAAGCATACTGCCACAAAGGAAAAG TCTTCTAAAAAGTTTGATCTTGGTGAGCGATTGGTTGGTAGCAGCATAAAAGTTTGGTGGCCGTTGGACAAGAT ATTCTATGAAGGTCTTGTAAATTTTTATGACCCTGTTAAAAAGAAGCACCAG GTGTTATATGCTGATGGAGATGAAGAAATCTTAAACCTCAAAAAGGAACGCTGGCAACTAGTTGGGGATAATGTTTTGCCAGGA GGCCAAGGGACTGATCTTCCCGAACTATATGCTACTTGTGATCT ACCagaaaagaggaaagggaaagtAAAGTCACAGTCAGCCAAACGACAAAAGGTTGATGCTTCTTCAAAAAG GATTCAAGCTTCGGATGGTATATTCAAAGTTGTCAAACCTACAAAATCTGTGGATGACCCTTCAAAGGCAGATGATGGTCATAAAAAATTTACTGGCAAGTTGAGGATTGAGAAGCTAAAGGCCGGTACCAGATTGAAACAGAACATACCTAAGACTGTAACGTTGCCCAAGGGATTCCTCTAA
- the LOC122285205 gene encoding uncharacterized protein LOC122285205 isoform X1: protein MTSFEGDLEEQLKEAGNKLINPPSSIDELLNLLDKVENLLANVEQAPSESMKDALLPSMKALITVELLRHSEMDVKVSVASCITEITRITAPDAPYNDEQMKEIFQLTVAAFESFSHASTRCYTKTVSILETVARVRSCLVMLDLECDTLVVEMFQNFLKLTRSNPPLSVFSAMETIMTMVIEESEEISLDLLIPLLSSVKKENQTDSPIAWQLGEKVITNCAVKLKHYLKEAVQSMGIALDDYSQIVTSICQSGPTLLEHEQVNGYGEHLVSLMAMHGVRNWLATKDSTEAHENKLGKQPGSSEPLQIFVNQVIKGLAPDTVCCTKIGQSVDGTLKSVMSNFAKNDNTFKKEKISKSLHRLLTRHNKSISARSNAEPGSVDSKKATKSEIQRVSLPKKRGRKPNFVMNPEEGYDHILISTGRKTTNVRCRKSHDGGGVDDSPSENLDPGKVTSSLEDVTELSDFQPKINKIVIAAAPFTDHSLPDASHPTSGQPKQKGNTVNQDANPNSLSRSKKRYLNSRVGEKASQSVDLSLKKEYEVLHNSNTKPQGHTRKIRIATKTKEETTLALGYVVSEKEVAVPYIPAEKPLRPSAMNSRSSIRMFIKKRKRDNATCEKDITEASNRKMISKSASKSTDRDGSYLEETSKTKLRRKHTATKEKSSKKFDLGERLVGSSIKVWWPLDKIFYEGLVNFYDPVKKKHQVLYADGDEEILNLKKERWQLVGDNVLPGGQGTDLPELYATCDLPEKRKGKVKSQSAKRQKVDASSKRIQASDGIFKVVKPTKSVDDPSKADDGHKKFTGKLRIEKLKAGTRLKQNIPKTVTLPKGFL from the exons ATGACTTCCTTTGAGGGAGACCTCGAGGAGCAGCTTAAAGAGGCTGGGAATAAGCTCATTAACCCTCCTTCCTCCATTGACGAGCTCCTCAATCTTCTTGAT AAAGTTGAGAATTTGTTAGCAAATGTGGAACAAGCGCCGTCAGAATCTATGAAAGATGCACTTTTACCCTCGATGAAGGCACTGATCACTGTTGAGCTTTTGAGACATTCCGAAATGGACGTGAAGGTTTCAGTTGCATCTTGCATTACCGAGATTACAAGGATAACAGCACCAGATGCCCCTTACAATGACGAGCAAATGAAG GAAATCTTTCAGCTGACTGTTGCAGCATTTGAAAGTTTCTCTCATGCGTCCACTCGCTGTTATACTAAGACGGTTTCAATTCTTGAAACTGTTGCAAGGGTCAGGTCATGCTTGGTGATGCTGGACCTTGAATGTGATACATTGGTTGTTGAAATgtttcaaaatttcttaaaactcaCCAG GTCCAACCCTCCACTCTCTGTATTTTCAGCCATGGAAACAATTATGACCATGGTCATAGAGGAAAGCGAAGAAATTTCCTTAGATCTTCTCATTCCACTCCTATCTAGtgtaaaaaaggaaaatcag ACTGATTCACCCATTGCATGGCAATTGGGAGAGAAAGTTATTACTAATTGTGCTGTTAAGCTTAAACATTATCTTAAGGAAGCAGTGCAGTCTATGGGTATTGCTTTGGATGACTATTCTCAAATTGTCACTTCTATATGCCAAAGTGGACCCACCCTTCTTGAACATGAACAAGTCAATGGCTACGGGGAGCATTTG GTGTCTTTAATGGCCATGCATGGAGTTAGAAATTGGCTAGCAACGAAAGATTCCACTGAA GCCCATGAGAATAAGTTAGGGAAACAGCCAGGTTCAAGTGAGCCACTCCAG atttttgtcAACCAGGTGATCAAGGGTCTTGCTCCAGATACTGTGTGTTGTACCAAAATTGGCCAATCTGTGGATGGTACTTTGAAGTCAGTGATGAGTAATTTCGCTAAGAATGATAAtactttcaaaaaagaaaaaatttcaaaatcattACATCGTCTTCTTACTAGACATAACAAAAGCATCAGTGCAAGAAGCAATGCTGAACCTGGCAGCGTAGACTCTAAGAAGGCAACCAAATCAGAAATTCAGCGAGTCTCTCTTCCAAAGAAAAGGGGTAGGAAACCTAATTTTGTAATGAATCCTGAGGAAGGCTACGACCATATTTTGATTTCTACAGGAAGAAAAACTACAAATGTGCGTTGCAGAAAGTCTCATGATGGGGGGGGAGTTGATGATTCACCTTCTGAAAACCTAGATCCAGGGAAGGTCACTTCATCACTTGAAGATGTGACTGAACTTTCTGATTTTCAACCTAAAATTAACAAGATAGTAATTGCTGCTGCACCATTCACAGATCATTCGCTTCCTGATGCTAGCCATCCTACAAGTGGCCAGCCAAAGCAAAAAGGGAACACAGTTAATCAAGATGCCAACCCTAATTCCCTATCAAGGTCAAAGAAAAGGTACTTGAATTCTCGGGTTGGGGAGAAAGCATCACAATCTGTAGATCTCAGTTTGAAAAAGGAATATGAAGTTTTGCATAACTCTAACACAAAGCCACAGGGACACACGAGAAAGATTAGAATTGCTACAAAGACCAAGGAAGAGACAACTCTAGCTCTTGGATATGTAGTGTCGGAGAAGGAAGTTGCTGTCCCTTACATTCCTGCGGAGAAGCCATTGCGGCCATCTGCTATGAATAGTAGATCATCAATCCGAATGtttattaagaaaagaaagagggatAATGCTACTTGTGAAAAAGATATTACTGAAGCATCTAATAGAAAG ATGATTTCTAAGTCTGCTAGTAAGTCAACCGATAGAGATGGCAGTTACTTGGAAGAAACTTCAAAAACAAAACTCAGGAGGAAGCATACTGCCACAAAGGAAAAG TCTTCTAAAAAGTTTGATCTTGGTGAGCGATTGGTTGGTAGCAGCATAAAAGTTTGGTGGCCGTTGGACAAGAT ATTCTATGAAGGTCTTGTAAATTTTTATGACCCTGTTAAAAAGAAGCACCAG GTGTTATATGCTGATGGAGATGAAGAAATCTTAAACCTCAAAAAGGAACGCTGGCAACTAGTTGGGGATAATGTTTTGCCAGGA GGCCAAGGGACTGATCTTCCCGAACTATATGCTACTTGTGATCT ACCagaaaagaggaaagggaaagtAAAGTCACAGTCAGCCAAACGACAAAAGGTTGATGCTTCTTCAAAAAG GATTCAAGCTTCGGATGGTATATTCAAAGTTGTCAAACCTACAAAATCTGTGGATGACCCTTCAAAGGCAGATGATGGTCATAAAAAATTTACTGGCAAGTTGAGGATTGAGAAGCTAAAGGCCGGTACCAGATTGAAACAGAACATACCTAAGACTGTAACGTTGCCCAAGGGATTCCTCTAA
- the LOC122285205 gene encoding uncharacterized protein LOC122285205 isoform X3: MTSFEGDLEEQLKEAGNKLINPPSSIDELLNLLDKVENLLANVEQAPSESMKDALLPSMKALITVELLRHSEMDVKVSVASCITEITRITAPDAPYNDEQMKEIFQLTVAAFESFSHASTRCYTKTVSILETVARVRSCLVMLDLECDTLVVEMFQNFLKLTRSNPPLSVFSAMETIMTMVIEESEEISLDLLIPLLSSVKKENQTDSPIAWQLGEKVITNCAVKLKHYLKEAVQSMGIALDDYSQIVTSICQSGPTLLEHEQVNGYGEHLAHENKLGKQPGSSEPLQIFVNQVIKGLAPDTVCCTKIGQSVDGTLKSVMSNFAKNDNTFKKEKISKSLHRLLTRHNKSISARSNAEPGSVDSKKATKSEIQRVSLPKKRGRKPNFVMNPEEGYDHILISTGRKTTNVRCRKSHDGGGVDDSPSENLDPGKVTSSLEDVTELSDFQPKINKIVIAAAPFTDHSLPDASHPTSGQPKQKGNTVNQDANPNSLSRSKKRYLNSRVGEKASQSVDLSLKKEYEVLHNSNTKPQGHTRKIRIATKTKEETTLALGYVVSEKEVAVPYIPAEKPLRPSAMNSRSSIRMFIKKRKRDNATCEKDITEASNRKMISKSASKSTDRDGSYLEETSKTKLRRKHTATKEKSSKKFDLGERLVGSSIKVWWPLDKIFYEGLVNFYDPVKKKHQVLYADGDEEILNLKKERWQLVGDNVLPGGQGTDLPELYATCDLPEKRKGKVKSQSAKRQKVDASSKRIQASDGIFKVVKPTKSVDDPSKADDGHKKFTGKLRIEKLKAGTRLKQNIPKTVTLPKGFL, from the exons ATGACTTCCTTTGAGGGAGACCTCGAGGAGCAGCTTAAAGAGGCTGGGAATAAGCTCATTAACCCTCCTTCCTCCATTGACGAGCTCCTCAATCTTCTTGAT AAAGTTGAGAATTTGTTAGCAAATGTGGAACAAGCGCCGTCAGAATCTATGAAAGATGCACTTTTACCCTCGATGAAGGCACTGATCACTGTTGAGCTTTTGAGACATTCCGAAATGGACGTGAAGGTTTCAGTTGCATCTTGCATTACCGAGATTACAAGGATAACAGCACCAGATGCCCCTTACAATGACGAGCAAATGAAG GAAATCTTTCAGCTGACTGTTGCAGCATTTGAAAGTTTCTCTCATGCGTCCACTCGCTGTTATACTAAGACGGTTTCAATTCTTGAAACTGTTGCAAGGGTCAGGTCATGCTTGGTGATGCTGGACCTTGAATGTGATACATTGGTTGTTGAAATgtttcaaaatttcttaaaactcaCCAG GTCCAACCCTCCACTCTCTGTATTTTCAGCCATGGAAACAATTATGACCATGGTCATAGAGGAAAGCGAAGAAATTTCCTTAGATCTTCTCATTCCACTCCTATCTAGtgtaaaaaaggaaaatcag ACTGATTCACCCATTGCATGGCAATTGGGAGAGAAAGTTATTACTAATTGTGCTGTTAAGCTTAAACATTATCTTAAGGAAGCAGTGCAGTCTATGGGTATTGCTTTGGATGACTATTCTCAAATTGTCACTTCTATATGCCAAAGTGGACCCACCCTTCTTGAACATGAACAAGTCAATGGCTACGGGGAGCATTTG GCCCATGAGAATAAGTTAGGGAAACAGCCAGGTTCAAGTGAGCCACTCCAG atttttgtcAACCAGGTGATCAAGGGTCTTGCTCCAGATACTGTGTGTTGTACCAAAATTGGCCAATCTGTGGATGGTACTTTGAAGTCAGTGATGAGTAATTTCGCTAAGAATGATAAtactttcaaaaaagaaaaaatttcaaaatcattACATCGTCTTCTTACTAGACATAACAAAAGCATCAGTGCAAGAAGCAATGCTGAACCTGGCAGCGTAGACTCTAAGAAGGCAACCAAATCAGAAATTCAGCGAGTCTCTCTTCCAAAGAAAAGGGGTAGGAAACCTAATTTTGTAATGAATCCTGAGGAAGGCTACGACCATATTTTGATTTCTACAGGAAGAAAAACTACAAATGTGCGTTGCAGAAAGTCTCATGATGGGGGGGGAGTTGATGATTCACCTTCTGAAAACCTAGATCCAGGGAAGGTCACTTCATCACTTGAAGATGTGACTGAACTTTCTGATTTTCAACCTAAAATTAACAAGATAGTAATTGCTGCTGCACCATTCACAGATCATTCGCTTCCTGATGCTAGCCATCCTACAAGTGGCCAGCCAAAGCAAAAAGGGAACACAGTTAATCAAGATGCCAACCCTAATTCCCTATCAAGGTCAAAGAAAAGGTACTTGAATTCTCGGGTTGGGGAGAAAGCATCACAATCTGTAGATCTCAGTTTGAAAAAGGAATATGAAGTTTTGCATAACTCTAACACAAAGCCACAGGGACACACGAGAAAGATTAGAATTGCTACAAAGACCAAGGAAGAGACAACTCTAGCTCTTGGATATGTAGTGTCGGAGAAGGAAGTTGCTGTCCCTTACATTCCTGCGGAGAAGCCATTGCGGCCATCTGCTATGAATAGTAGATCATCAATCCGAATGtttattaagaaaagaaagagggatAATGCTACTTGTGAAAAAGATATTACTGAAGCATCTAATAGAAAG ATGATTTCTAAGTCTGCTAGTAAGTCAACCGATAGAGATGGCAGTTACTTGGAAGAAACTTCAAAAACAAAACTCAGGAGGAAGCATACTGCCACAAAGGAAAAG TCTTCTAAAAAGTTTGATCTTGGTGAGCGATTGGTTGGTAGCAGCATAAAAGTTTGGTGGCCGTTGGACAAGAT ATTCTATGAAGGTCTTGTAAATTTTTATGACCCTGTTAAAAAGAAGCACCAG GTGTTATATGCTGATGGAGATGAAGAAATCTTAAACCTCAAAAAGGAACGCTGGCAACTAGTTGGGGATAATGTTTTGCCAGGA GGCCAAGGGACTGATCTTCCCGAACTATATGCTACTTGTGATCT ACCagaaaagaggaaagggaaagtAAAGTCACAGTCAGCCAAACGACAAAAGGTTGATGCTTCTTCAAAAAG GATTCAAGCTTCGGATGGTATATTCAAAGTTGTCAAACCTACAAAATCTGTGGATGACCCTTCAAAGGCAGATGATGGTCATAAAAAATTTACTGGCAAGTTGAGGATTGAGAAGCTAAAGGCCGGTACCAGATTGAAACAGAACATACCTAAGACTGTAACGTTGCCCAAGGGATTCCTCTAA